atttttttttaatgtgtgtttgtgtgtaacCCAAAATTATTGGGGAAGGActggttaaaaaatatttagaagttATAGCATAGCCTTTATTATGTGAACCTTTATTCTGTTTTAAAGTACAAGAACTTAAGTAGCCTTGAAATTTAAATTAGTTGTTGGCAAAACTACTGTTAATATGAAACATGAATATGCAAGTACATTGATGAATATTGTTTgtaaacattgtatatatagTAATTTACACTTACTGATTTGTCCACgtataaatattgattattttctttttccttccCTTCCTATTTTGCTGAGATAAGACATAATTTGAATGCAACAAAGAATTAAATTATGTAATGGAATAAACAACATAATACATTACATGCGGGGaaaaaaatttaatcaaaaattataatataatacaacaaaatttataattaaattaacatttttacgtatttataatttacatattcatttattaaattaatacatatttatatgtgTAAGTAAAATttacctatatacatgtatattttcttcTATATGGTTACTCCAGTTGAATGATCTAATGTTTAGTGAGGCAGACATTCCAGTACTGTGTTTTGATTGAATCTattataatgttaattttaCAAAGAGAGATGttataatattgataaatgTACCTGTACTGTAAAACtggtatatttgtatgtatgtcctTTTCCCATTATCAAATGTAACCAAATGTAATTTAACCTTGAATGTTAcattaaaatgattaattactgtctttgttataaaaaaaaaaaactatgacACTAGCATCAAGATAAAGATAGAGGTTTATATCCAGTATTAAATCATACATCATAATATATTGGAATTTCTACAACAAACATTTGTATTGCACTTTGAAAACTACAAGAGAAGCCATATAGCATCCATAGTAACTGAGGAACACAAACTAATTAACATATAGCATCCATAGTAACTGAGGAACACAAACTAATAACCATATAGCATCCATAGTAACTGAGGAACAGAAACTAATTAACATATAGCATCCATAGTAACTGAGGAACAGAAACAATTAACATATAGCATCCATAGTAACTGAGGGACAGAAACTAATTAACATATAGCATCCATAGTAACTGAGGGACAGAAACTAATTAACATATAGCATCCATAGTAACTGAGGGACACAAGCTAATTAACATATAGCATCCATAGTAACTGAGGAACACGAACTAATTAACATATAGCATCCATAGTAACTGAGTGACACAAACTAATTAACATATAGCATCCATAGTAACTGAGGAACACAAACTAATTAACATATAGCATCCATAGTAACTGAGCGACACAAACTAATTAACATATAGCATCCATAGTAACTGAGGGACACAAACTAATTAACATATAGCATCCATAGTAACTGGTCTCCAGGCTTTACGCAATATGatgctggaccatcccttagttgggatggtgatacgaaagtgtgtctttttatttattgccaataaagatgttgtattttgttgggtgcccagccatgttgccaagtctgctttggatttgcctcatgccagggttagTGTACCttatactaattttaaaaataatatcaacaaatttatcttttcgacttggcaacatgattgggacggtgcggttgcgaacaagcttcatgctatcaagccggtcttgggagagtggcagtcctcctatagacagtgcaggaaggatgaggtagtcttgtgtcgtgcccgcatcatTCATAcctatttgacccattcatttattttgaagaaggatcctccacttCAGTGTGAGCGTTGTCGGTGTCTTCTGACAGttcgccacattttggtggagtgtcctcatctcaaagagactcgaaaagatatatttggagaaacaaatgtgatggaatcatttcgattccatccagaatttgtattacaatttttatgcgatactgaattttactatgaattttaattttatatatctgtgatatttgtatttttgcacagttctttacacggtgttttaatttaactgttgaatttttatattgatgttgatcatcacattgttgttGATACCAATTTGTTGGTTCTTTATGAatctaaacacattttaaaccaaggttatggttaggctatcggtcaacaagttggtaggtactgggttcggatcccagtcgaggcatgggatttgtaatccagataccgactccaaaccctgagtgagtgctccgcaaggctcattgggtaggtgtaaaccacttgcactgaccagtgatccataactggttcaacaaaggccatggtttgtgctatcctgcctgtgggaagtgcaaataaaagatcccttgctgctaatcggaaagagtagcccatgaagtggcgacagcgggtttcctctcaaaatctgtgtggtccttaaccatatgtctgacaccatataaccgtgaataaaaaatgtgttaagtgcgtcgttaaataagacatttctttctttttgtcccTAGTAACAGAGGAACACAAACTAATTAACATATAGCATCCACAGTAACTGAGGAACACAAACTAATTAACATATAGCATCCATAGTAACTGAGGAACACAAACTAATAACCATATAGCATCCATAGTAACTGAGGAACAGAAACTAATTAACATATAGCATCCATAGTAACTGAGGAACAGAAACAATTAACATATAGCATCCATAGTAACTGAGGGACAGAAACTAATTAACATATAGCATCCATAGTAACTGAGGGACAGAAACTAATTAACATATAGCATCCATAGTAACTGAGGGACACAAGCTAATTAACATATAGCATCCATAGTAACTGAGGAACACGAACTAATTAACATATAGCATCCATAGTAACTGAGTGACACAAACTAATTAACATATAGCATCCATAGTAACTGAGGAACACAAACTAATTAACATATAGCATCCATAGTAACTGAGCGACACAAACTAATTAACATATAGCATCCATAGTAACTGAGGGACACAAACTAATTAACATATAGCATCCATAGTAACTGGTCTCCAGGCTTTACGCAATATGatgctggaccatcccttagttgggatggtgatacgaaagtgtgtctttttatttattgccaataaagatgttgtattttgttgggtgcccagccatgttgccaagtctgctttggatttgcctcatgccagggttagTGTACCttatactaattttaaaaataatatcaacaaatttatcttttcgacttggcaacatgattgggacggtgcggttgcgaacaagcttcatgctatcaagccggtcttgggagagtggcagtcctcctatagacagtgcaggaaggatgaggtagtcttgtgtcgtgcccgcatcatTCATAcctatttgacccattcatttattttgaagaaggatcctccacttCAGTGTGAGCGTTGTCGGTGTCTTCTGACAGttcgccacattttggtggagtgtcctcatctcaaagagactcgaaaagatatatttggagaaacaaatgtgatggaatcatttcgattccatccagaatttatattacaatttttatgcgatactgaattttactatgaatttttattttatatatctgtgatatttgtatttttgcacagttctttacacggtgttttaatttaactgttgaatttttatattgatgttgatcatcacattgttgttGATACCAATTTGTTGGTTCTTTATGAatctaaacacattttaaaccaaggttatggttaggctatcggtcaacaagttggtaggtactgggttcggatcccagtcgaggcatgggatttgtaatccagataccgactccaaaccctgagtgagtgctccgcaaggctcattgggtaggtgtaaaccacttgcactgaccagtgatccataactggttcaacaaaggccatggtttgtgctatcctgcctgtgggaagtgcaaataaaagatcccttgctgctaatcggaaagagtagcccatgaagtggcgacagcgggtttcctctcaaaatctgtgtggtccttaaccatatgtctgacaccatataaccgtgaataaaaaatgtgttaagtgcgtcgttaaataagacatttctttctttttgtcccTAGTAACAGAGGAACACAAACTAATTAACATATAGCATCCACAGTAACTGAGGAACACAAACTAATTAACATATAGCATCCATAGTAACTGAGAAACACAAACTAATTAACATATAGCATCCATAGTAACTGAGAAACACAAACTAATTAACATATAGCATCAATAATACTAACAGTTTTGGTAAACTGCCATGAGTAGATGATTTTATTGCCaaacataaaaatttaaatggttatatggttagtttttaatttaataatgaatatgtttaTGTTTTCTATTTGCCCACAGTAGTAAGGGATagcaaaggaatgtttaacaaaatctaaacacattttaaaccaaggctatttggtgtctaacattggTTATCTCAAGATTAAATATCCCTATttcacaacaataaaataaggACCTTTCTGCATATGGCATACATGTGCAAAgcaataaataatattagttAAGGCAATCTTAATAAATTATCTGTAAAATAACCATTTCTGaaacacatacattttattgtgtgttattttttaaaacagtttttttcttAGAATTCATGTGTTCTGTATTTTTGGGTCATAATATGTATAGTTGTGATGTGTTTAATAATTTACTTATGTTATCTTTTTAAGACTTATCCATTTAGAGGTAATCCTATTGTTGATcaaaatgtacacacacacacacacacacacacagaggcacacacatagacacacacacacagacaaacacagacaaaaagacacacacacacagatacacaaacggatacacacacacacaaacacacacacacacgtttccTCCAAATTGTTTAccctttaatgttaatattgCCCTCCTTCCACCAAGTAATAGGCCAAGATAAATTGCTTATTTGGATTCATAAAGaaccaacaaaatacaaaaacccaAGGTCAGACAGCATACAACTCAGTTGTTTTgaatttaataatgaatatgtttatgttttttatttgcgcACAGTAGTAAGGGATagcaaaggaatgtttaacaaaacctaAACTCATTTTAAACCAAGGCTATTTGGtatttaacatatggttatctcAGGATTTAgccgagagagagacagacaagacaagacatacCACAAAATATATGAACCAGCCAGgtgaacactggttgggataggaAAAATCCTGAGTCTTCTGAGGATGATTGATCCTGCAAACCGTTACACCTCTGACAAAAgtttctaccactgagctatagtTCAAACCTCCCTCGGTAAGAAAACCTGCAGTTGAGAAGTGTTAAGATATACCCAtatgttctaccactgagctgtagTTCAAACCTCCCTCGGTAAGAAAACCTGCAGTTGAGAAGTGTTAAGATATACCCAtatgttctaccactgagctgtagTTCAAACCTCCCTAGGTAAGAAAACCTACAGTTGAGAAGTGTTAAGATATACCCAtatgttctaccactgagctgtagTTCAAACCTCCCTCGGTAAGAAAACCTGCAGTTGAGAAGTGTTAAGATATACCCAtatgttctaccactgagctgtagTTCAAACCTCCCTCGGTAAGAAAACCTGCAGTTGAGAAGTGTTAAGATATACCCAtatgttctaccactgagctgtagTTCAAACCTCCCTCGGTAAGAAAACCTGCAGTTGAGAAGTGTTAAGATATACCCAtatgttctaccactgagctgtagTTCAAACCTCCCTCGGTAAGAAAACCTGCAGTTGAGAAGTGTTAAGATATACCCAtatgttctaccactgagctgtagTTCAAACCTCCCTCGGTAAGAAAACCTGCAGTTGAGAAGTGTTAAGATATACCCAtatgttctaccactgagctgtagTTCAAACCTCCCTCGGTAAGAAAACCTACAGTTGAGAAGTGTTAAGATATACCCAtatgttctaccactgagctgtagTTCAAACCTCCCTCGGTAAGAAAACCTACAGTTGAGAAGTGTTAAGATATACCCAtatgttctaccactgagctgtagTTCAAACCTCCCTCGGTAAGAAAACCTGTAGTTGAGAAGTGTTAAGATATACCCAtatgttctaccactgagctgtagTTCAAACCTCCCTCGGTAAGAAAACCTACAGTTGAGAAGTGTTAAGATATACCCAtatgttctaccactgagctgtagTTCAAACCTCCCTCGGTAAGAAAACCTACAGTTGAGAAGTGTTAAGATATACCCAtatgttctaccactgagctgtagTTCAAACCTCCCTCGGTAAGAAAACCTACAGTTGAGAAGTGTTAAGATATACCCAtatgttctaccactgagctgtagTTCAAACCTCCCTCGGTAAGAAAACCTACAGTTGAGAAGTGTTAAGATATACCCAtatgttctaccactgagctgtagTTCAAACCTCCCTCGGTAAGAAAACCTACAGTTGAGAAGTGTTAAGATATACCCAtatgttctaccactgagctatatgttctaccactgagctatagtTCAAACCTCCCTCGGTAAGAAAACCTGCAGTTGAGAAGTGTTAAGATATACCCAtatgttctaccactgagctatagtTCAAACCTCCCTCGGTAAGAAAACCTGCAGTTGAGAAGTGTTAAGATATACCCAtatgttctaccactgagctgtagTTCAAACCTCCCTCGGTAAGAAAACCTGCAGTTGAGAAGTGTTAAGATATACCCAtatgttctaccactgagctgtagTTCAAACCTCCCTCGGTAAGAAAACCTGCAGTTGAGAAGTGTTGAGATATACCCAtatgttctaccactgagctgtagTTCAAACCTCCCTCGGTAAGAAAACCTACAGTTGAGAAGTGT
The sequence above is drawn from the Gigantopelta aegis isolate Gae_Host unplaced genomic scaffold, Gae_host_genome ctg4826_pilon_pilon, whole genome shotgun sequence genome and encodes:
- the LOC121366128 gene encoding uncharacterized protein LOC121366128 isoform X2, with the protein product MNINYIRTYGYILTLLNYRFSYQGRFELWLSGRTYGYILTLLNCRFSYRGRFELQLSGRTYRYILTLLNCRFSYRGRFELQLSGRTYRYILTLLNCRFSYRGRFELQLSGRTYRYILTLLNCRFSYRGRFELQLSGRTYRYILTLLNCRFSYRGRFELQLSGRTYGYILTILNYRFSYRGRFELQLSGRTYGYILTLLNCRFSYRGRFELQLSGRTYGYILTLLNCRFSYRGRFELQLSGRTYGYILTLLNCRFSYRGRFELQLSGRTYGYILTLLNCRFSYRGRFELQLSGRTYGYILTLLNCRFSYRGRFELQLSGRTYGYILTLLNYRFSYRGRFELQLSGRTYGYILTLLNCRFSYRGRFELQLSGRTYGYILTLLNCRFSYRGRFELQLSGRTYGYILTLLNCRFSYRGRFELQLSGRTYGYILTLLNCRFSYRGRFELQLSGRTYGYILTLLNCRFSYRGRFELQLSGRTYGYILTLLNCRFSYRGRFELQLSGRTYGYILTLLNCRFSYRGRTYGYILTLLNCRFSYRGRFELQLSGRTYGYILTLLNCRFSYRGRFEL
- the LOC121366128 gene encoding uncharacterized protein LOC121366128 isoform X3, whose protein sequence is MGISQHFSTAGFLTEGGFELQLSGRTYGYISTLLNCRFSYRGRFELQLSGRTYGYISTLLNCRFSYRGRFELQLSGRTYGYILTLLNCRFSYRGRFELQLSGRTYGYILTLLNCRFSYRGRFELQLSGRTYGYILTLLNCRFSYRGRFELQLSGRTYGYILTLLNCRFSYRGRFELQLSGRTYGYILTLLNYRFSYRGRFELQLSGRTYGYILTLLNCRFSYRGRFELQLSGRTYGYILTLLNCRFSYRGRFELQLSGRTYGYILTLLNCRFSYRGRFELQLSGRTYGYILTLLNCRFSYRGRFELQLSGRTYGYILTLLNCRFSYRGRFELQLSGRTYGYILTLLNCRFSYRGRFELQLSGRTYGYILTLLNCRFSYRGRFELQLSGRTYGYILTLLNCRFSYLGRFELQLSGRTYGYILTLLNCRFSYRGRFELQLSGRTYGYILTLLNCRFSYRGRFEL
- the LOC121366128 gene encoding uncharacterized protein LOC121366128 isoform X1, which produces MNINYIRTYGYILTLLNYRFSYQGRFELWLSGRTYGYILTLLNCRFSYRGRFELQLSGRTYRYILTLLNCRFSYRGRFELQLSGRTYRYILTLLNCRFSYRGRFELQLSGRTYRYILTLLNCRFSYRGRFELQLSGRTYRYILTLLNCRFSYRGRFELQLSGRTYGYILTILNYRFSYRGRFELQLSGRTYGYILTLLNCRFSYRGRFELQLSGRTYGYILTLLNCRFSYRGRFELQLSGRTYGYILTLLNCRFSYRGRFELQLSGRTYGYILTLLNCRFSYRGRFELQLSGRTYGYILTLLNCRFSYRGRFELQLSGRTYGYILTLLNYRFSYRGRFELQLSGRTYGYILTLLNCRFSYRGRFELQLSGRTYGYILTLLNCRFSYRGRFELQLSGRTYGYILTLLNCRFSYRGRFELQLSGRTYGYILTLLNCRFSYRGRFELQLSGRTYGYILTLLNCRFSYRGRFELQLSGRTYGYILTLLNCRFSYRGRFELQLSGRTYGYILTLLNCRFSYRGRFELQLSGRTYGYILTLLNCRFSYLGRFELQLSGRTYGYILTLLNCRFSYRGRFELQLSGRTYGYILTLLNCRFSYRGRFEL